One segment of Brassica napus cultivar Da-Ae chromosome C3, Da-Ae, whole genome shotgun sequence DNA contains the following:
- the LOC125584058 gene encoding DNA-directed RNA polymerase II subunit 4-like, which produces MSSCLNFYNCSTSLRWLNKFLFTSAPLLEKERREEKEKLRIRFPSAMSGEEEENAAELKIGDEFLKAKCLMNCEVSLILEHKYEQLQQVSEDPMNQVSQVFEKSLQYVKRFSRYKNPDAVRQVREILSRHQLTEFELCVLGNLCPETAEEAVAMVPSLKTKGRAHSDEAIEKMLNDLSLVKRFE; this is translated from the exons atgtCTTCTTGCCTTAACTTTTATAACTGTTCTACTTCTCTGCGTTGGCTTAATAAATTTCTCTTCACTTCGGCTCCGTTGTtagaaaaggagagaagagaagagaaagagaagctcAGGATTCGATTTCCTTCTGCCATgtctggagaagaagaagagaacgcCGCCGAACTCAAGATCGGAGACG AGTTTTTGAAGGCAAAGTGCTTAATGAACTGTGAAGTGTCTTTGATCCTTGAGCACAAGTATGAACAGCTTCAGCAAGTCTCCGAGGATCCCATGAACCAAGTTTCTCA GGTGTTTGAGAAGTCCTTGCAGTATGTGAAGCGGTTTAGCCGCTACAAGAATCCTGATGCTGTTAGACAAGTTCGAGA AATCTTGAGCAGACATCAACTCACTGAGTTTGAG CTTTGTGTTCTTGGCAATCTATGTCCTGAAACTGCTGAAGAAGCAGTGGCAATGGTTCCTTCTCtcaag ACAAAAGGAAGAGCTCATAGTGATGAAGCAATTGAGAAGATGCTCAATGATCTCTCCCTTGTCAAGAGATTCGAGTAG
- the LOC125584057 gene encoding 26S proteasome non-ATPase regulatory subunit 12 homolog A-like, whose amino-acid sequence MGESGNLEASVDRLLNEEKQMRLAENVAGTRKAATEILQLCFEAKDWKLLNEQILNLSKKRGQLKQAVQSMVQQAMQYIDQTPDIETKIELIKTLNNVSAGKIYVEIERARLTRRLAKIKEEQGQIAEAADLMQEVAVETFGAMAKTEKIAFILEQVRLCLDRQDYVRAQILSRKINPRVFDADTKKDKKKPKEGENIVEEAPADIPSLLELKRIYYELMIRYYSHNNEYLEICRSYKAIYDIPSVKETPEQWIPVLRKICWFLVLAPHDPMQSSLLNATLEDKNLSEIPDFKMLLKQVVTMEVIQWTALWNKYKDEFEKEKSLIGGSLGDKAGEDLKLRIIEHNILVVSKYYSRITLRRLAELLCLSIEEAEKYLSEMVVSKALIAKIDRPSGVVCFQIAKDSNEILNSWAVNLEKLLDLVEKSCHQIHKETMVHKAVLRS is encoded by the exons ATG GGAGAGAGCGGGAACCTAGAGGCGTCGGTGGATCGGCTTCTGAACGAAGAGAAGCAGATGAGACTCGCCGAGAATGTGGCCGGTACAAGGAAAGCCGCTACTGAGATTCTCCAGCTCTGTTTCGAAGCCAAGGACTGGAAACTCCTCAACGAGCAGATTCTCAATCTCTCCAAGAAACGTGGTCAGCTCAAACAG GCTGTGCAATCCATGGTGCAGCAAGCTATGCAGTATATTGATCAGACTCCAGATATAGAAACTAAGATCGAGCTTATCAAGACGTTGAACAATGTGTCTGCGGGGAAG ATATATGTTGAGATTGAAAGGGCTCGCCTGACAAGGAGGCTTGCTAAGATTAAGGAAGAACAGGGTCAGATTGCTGAGGCTGCAGATCTTATGCAAGAAGTCGCT GTGGAGACATTTGGCGCCATGGCAAAAACTGAGAAAATTGCATTTATCCTTGAACAA GTCCGCTTGTGCTTGGATCGTCAAGACTATGTCCGTGCACAAATCTTATCGAGGAAGATCAACCCTAGAGTATTTGACGCGGATACgaaaaaagataagaagaagcCTAAGGAAGGTGAGAACATTGTAGAGGAGGCTCCTGCTGATATACCATCTTTGCTGGAGCTCAAGAGAATTTACTATGAGCTCATGATCAG GTATTATTCTCATAACAATGAGTACCTCGAAATCTGCCGTAGCTACAAGGCAATATATGACATCCCTTCTGTAAAAGAAACCCCAGAGCAGTGGATTCCC GTCCTGAGGAAGATCTGCTGGTTCTTGGTCTTGGCACCTCATGATCCAATGCAATCAAGCTTGCTCAATGCAacgttggaggataagaatTTATCAGAGATTCCTGATTTCAA GATGCTTCTGAAACAGGTAGTGACAATGGAGGTTATTCAATGGACAGCTCTCTGGAACAAATACAAGGATGagtttgagaaagaaaaaagccTGATTGGAGGCTCTTTGGGTGACAAGGCTGGTGAAGATCTGAAGCTGAGAATCATTGAACAT AATATTCTCGTTGTCTCAAAGTACTACTCCAGGATAACGTTGAGGAGACTTGCAGAGCTTTTATGCCTAAGCATTGAG GAGGCGGAGAAGTATCTCTCAGAGATGGTAGTGTCGAAAGCACTGATTGCGAAAATAGACAGACCATCAGGAGTCGTGTGTTTCCAGATCGCAAAGGACAGCAACGAGATTCTCAACTCGTGGGCAGTGAATTTGGAGAAGCTCTTGGATCTTGTTGAGAAGAGTTGCCACCAGATTCACAAGGAAACCATGGTCCACAAAGCCGTACTAAGATCTTGA